In the Paenibacillus pabuli genome, one interval contains:
- a CDS encoding YwqG family protein has product MIKPEQCERLTRKARKTLEEYGLGTAADLLVSSSRWGIRLDVSTLDEYRRTGNSRVGGNPDLPEHVQWPLTQDGVPMTFLAQLNLVDLLPYTPNDGRVSLPERGMLYFFIGVDEPAYNIEHHVIYEPDSHNLTRREPQGVTALETNFVPHAVTVLPNLEFPTYAYVDAQALNALSVQQTGESEVADPEGGLYERYLEFESDWNHPSTQNWGGMFGYPDGQHPDAEHQALLQIVLGEEYEYDEEKCENKLTAHYGGDPERIRQELEDTLLLLKIDTHDAIGFQWWDCGELQFFIRKSDLFAGRFDQTYCSLYSS; this is encoded by the coding sequence ATGATTAAACCTGAACAATGTGAACGTCTGACCAGAAAAGCTCGCAAAACGCTGGAGGAGTACGGATTGGGCACTGCCGCTGATCTATTGGTATCCTCAAGTCGCTGGGGAATCCGGCTGGATGTATCGACACTCGATGAATATCGCCGAACGGGTAATTCACGTGTGGGTGGGAATCCGGACCTGCCTGAGCATGTCCAATGGCCGTTGACACAGGATGGGGTGCCGATGACTTTTCTTGCCCAGCTGAATCTCGTGGACTTGCTTCCATATACCCCGAATGATGGACGTGTAAGCTTGCCTGAACGGGGAATGCTCTACTTTTTTATTGGAGTCGATGAGCCAGCCTACAATATTGAACACCATGTGATCTATGAGCCGGATTCGCATAACTTGACTAGGCGTGAGCCCCAGGGCGTTACCGCTCTGGAGACCAATTTTGTTCCCCATGCCGTTACAGTGCTGCCTAATTTGGAGTTTCCTACATATGCTTATGTTGATGCCCAGGCGCTGAATGCACTATCCGTACAGCAGACGGGCGAGAGTGAAGTGGCAGACCCGGAAGGGGGACTGTATGAACGATATCTTGAATTCGAATCGGACTGGAATCATCCGAGCACCCAGAACTGGGGCGGCATGTTTGGATACCCTGACGGTCAGCACCCGGACGCAGAACATCAAGCTCTGTTGCAGATCGTGCTCGGTGAAGAATATGAATATGATGAAGAGAAGTGTGAGAACAAGCTGACCGCCCATTATGGCGGAGATCCAGAGCGTATACGGCAGGAACTGGAGGATACACTGCTGCTTCTTAAGATAGATACACATGATGCCATCGGTTTCCAGTGGTGGGACTGCGGAGAACTGCAATTTTTCATTCGTAAGTCTGATCTGTTTGCCGGAAGATTTGACCAAACCTATTGTTCGTTATACTCAAGCTAA
- a CDS encoding ammonium transporter, which translates to MTLETLSSGIDTVWVVLSAAMILLMEGGFALLEAGFVRYKNSVNIIMKVFADITIGTLLFYAIGFGLMYGSDAGGFVGVTGFFLNGDLSHIDVPVSLETFWLFQAAFTIAVISIVSGAVAERINFRAYLLYIILMTAIIYPIGGHWAWGGGWLSELGMQDFAGSAVIHALGGFSALAAAIIIGPRKGKYTPHGVSAIALPSNLPLASVGAFLLWFGWFGFNAGSTLSATDARIGHIAIVTMLSAASGGAVTMLYTLFRFKRSDAPSVINGSLAGLVGITAGCAFVGDAAAIFIGAVSGLLMMAATNWLDRRRIDDPVGAFPVHAVSGMWGTIAVGLFATDGGLFMGGGWKLLGVQTLGLTALVIWGFVMTWFGLKLIGKMVPVRSTEEEEDLGLDISYHGVMAAHQAHEFLDGEEHIRAFQRDPSDRIR; encoded by the coding sequence ATGACTTTGGAGACGTTAAGCTCCGGGATCGATACGGTCTGGGTGGTACTGAGTGCGGCCATGATATTATTGATGGAGGGTGGATTTGCGCTCCTGGAGGCTGGGTTTGTACGTTATAAAAATAGTGTGAACATTATTATGAAGGTTTTTGCCGACATAACGATAGGTACATTGCTGTTTTATGCTATCGGATTCGGATTGATGTACGGTTCTGATGCCGGAGGCTTTGTTGGGGTTACGGGATTCTTCCTGAACGGCGATCTGTCTCATATCGACGTACCCGTATCGCTTGAAACGTTCTGGCTGTTCCAGGCCGCGTTCACCATCGCCGTTATCTCCATCGTGTCAGGTGCGGTAGCTGAACGAATCAACTTCCGGGCCTATCTCCTGTATATCATCTTGATGACGGCCATTATATACCCGATTGGCGGCCACTGGGCATGGGGCGGCGGCTGGCTCAGCGAGCTGGGCATGCAGGATTTTGCTGGGTCAGCTGTCATTCATGCACTGGGCGGATTCTCAGCTTTGGCTGCAGCGATCATTATTGGTCCGCGCAAAGGCAAATACACGCCTCATGGCGTGAGTGCGATTGCACTTCCAAGCAATCTTCCCCTTGCATCTGTAGGTGCATTTCTGCTGTGGTTCGGCTGGTTTGGTTTCAACGCAGGGAGCACGCTGAGCGCCACGGATGCAAGAATCGGCCATATTGCGATTGTCACCATGTTATCGGCTGCCTCGGGTGGAGCGGTTACGATGTTGTACACGCTGTTCCGTTTCAAACGTTCAGATGCGCCATCGGTCATTAATGGATCCCTTGCTGGTTTGGTGGGGATTACGGCAGGCTGTGCATTTGTAGGCGATGCTGCCGCGATCTTTATCGGCGCGGTATCCGGTCTGCTTATGATGGCAGCAACCAATTGGCTTGACCGTCGCCGGATTGATGATCCGGTTGGGGCTTTCCCTGTCCATGCGGTATCCGGGATGTGGGGTACGATTGCTGTAGGGTTGTTCGCCACAGACGGTGGGTTATTCATGGGCGGTGGATGGAAGCTGTTGGGTGTTCAGACACTCGGGCTTACGGCGCTCGTAATTTGGGGCTTTGTCATGACCTGGTTCGGTCTGAAGCTCATTGGCAAAATGGTACCTGTTCGCTCCACGGAAGAAGAGGAAGATCTGGGACTGGATATCAGCTACCATGGCGTGATGGCTGCACATCAGGCTCACGAGTTTCTCGATGGAGAAGAGCACATTCGGGCTTTCCAGCGTGATCCGTCCGATCGGATTCGTTAA
- a CDS encoding GNAT family N-acetyltransferase, giving the protein MKLDSVQIEYARLEDLPRIVEIYNSTIESRMVTADLEPVTVEQRVPWFEEHSPDRRPLWVMRLEGQVVAWASLSSFYGRPAYNGTVEVSVYVDKQCRGIGAGGRLLNTIFAACPALGITTILGFVFGHNEPSLGLLRKHGFEQWGYYPEVAVLDGVNRDLAILGKKIM; this is encoded by the coding sequence ATGAAGCTGGATAGTGTGCAGATTGAATATGCGCGTCTTGAGGATTTGCCGAGAATTGTGGAGATCTATAATTCCACGATCGAGAGCCGGATGGTGACAGCGGATCTGGAGCCTGTTACGGTTGAGCAGCGCGTGCCTTGGTTCGAGGAGCATTCGCCGGACCGTCGTCCGCTCTGGGTGATGAGACTTGAAGGGCAAGTTGTGGCCTGGGCCAGTCTGAGTTCATTTTACGGCCGGCCTGCCTACAATGGTACGGTGGAAGTAAGTGTGTACGTTGACAAGCAATGCCGGGGAATCGGAGCCGGTGGACGTTTGTTGAATACGATCTTTGCTGCTTGTCCTGCGCTGGGGATTACGACGATCCTGGGTTTTGTCTTTGGACATAATGAACCGAGTCTTGGTTTGCTGCGCAAGCATGGCTTTGAGCAATGGGGCTACTATCCGGAAGTGGCTGTACTGGATGGTGTGAACCGGGATTTGGCGATTTTGGGTAAAAAAATAATGTAA
- a CDS encoding Lrp/AsnC family transcriptional regulator, giving the protein MDEIDRDILLHLQENARSSFTELGKKVGLSTPAVNERVKKLEEKGIIAGYKAIINPDKIDKPITAFILYNNTKCEQFTAFCKNHTSVIECHRLAGSYNYLIKVLTESVQSLESFIDASMSFGQPSTLIRLSSPVESKPMN; this is encoded by the coding sequence ATGGATGAAATCGATAGAGACATATTGTTACACTTGCAGGAAAATGCCCGGTCTTCCTTTACTGAATTGGGAAAAAAGGTAGGGTTATCTACCCCGGCTGTGAATGAAAGAGTTAAGAAACTTGAAGAAAAAGGGATCATCGCTGGCTATAAAGCAATCATTAATCCGGACAAAATAGACAAACCTATCACAGCTTTTATCCTTTATAACAATACAAAGTGTGAACAGTTCACAGCATTCTGCAAAAATCATACGAGTGTGATCGAGTGTCATCGATTGGCTGGATCGTACAACTATTTAATTAAAGTTTTAACTGAGTCTGTCCAATCTCTAGAGAGCTTTATTGATGCTTCCATGTCATTTGGACAGCCTTCTACATTAATTAGACTTTCTTCACCTGTGGAGAGTAAACCCATGAATTAA
- a CDS encoding DUF1272 domain-containing protein — MSLEMRNKCEKCESRLNTDSLAYICTHECTFCQECTAEMKYVCPNCQGELVKRPRSETSLSCPITSVK, encoded by the coding sequence TTGTCTTTAGAAATGAGAAACAAATGCGAAAAATGTGAAAGTAGGCTCAATACTGATTCTTTAGCGTATATTTGTACGCATGAATGTACTTTTTGCCAGGAGTGTACCGCGGAAATGAAGTATGTGTGCCCTAACTGTCAAGGCGAACTCGTAAAAAGGCCAAGAAGTGAAACTTCATTGAGTTGTCCCATTACATCTGTTAAATGA
- a CDS encoding alpha/beta fold hydrolase, whose translation MKGAKYEVSVKRKSKILTIIKRMLVFMLSVVLIWICFHHFMKLVEQDKYPAMGQYIQMDNKRMHVYTKGNGPNTIVLLSGLGTASPVLDFEPLINEMSKHNRVVVLEPFGYGWSDMTDEKRTVEYIIGELRSALQQLNIPGPYVLMPHSVSGIYSMYYAHEYPEEVKAVVGIDATLPAALDYFNESPPSMPSYMRYVAPAGLARLVISLDDRSYLPLANEGTYSDENLAMTKAITAWRGYNKNVVQETNELGDNVRKTAHMSFPSDMPVLFFSRDDGRVREDGRSPFTFLQTQLTDHPASTIIPLQGHHYLHWTRFKEMSEAVLKFMDDIEDKG comes from the coding sequence ATGAAGGGAGCCAAGTATGAAGTGAGTGTCAAAAGGAAAAGTAAGATTCTAACCATCATCAAGAGAATGCTTGTGTTCATGTTGTCCGTTGTACTCATCTGGATTTGCTTTCATCATTTCATGAAGCTGGTGGAACAAGATAAATACCCGGCAATGGGGCAGTATATCCAAATGGATAATAAACGGATGCATGTCTACACAAAAGGGAACGGACCAAACACCATTGTGTTACTAAGCGGCTTGGGAACAGCCTCGCCTGTACTGGATTTTGAGCCTTTAATTAATGAAATGTCCAAGCATAACAGAGTTGTCGTCCTAGAGCCATTCGGATATGGCTGGAGTGATATGACGGATGAGAAAAGAACGGTGGAATACATCATTGGGGAACTGAGAAGTGCATTGCAGCAATTAAATATTCCAGGGCCATATGTATTAATGCCGCATTCTGTTTCCGGAATTTACAGCATGTACTATGCTCATGAATACCCTGAAGAGGTTAAGGCGGTTGTAGGAATAGACGCAACACTGCCAGCAGCTCTAGATTACTTCAATGAATCTCCTCCATCCATGCCGAGTTATATGAGATATGTGGCACCCGCTGGATTAGCTAGACTCGTCATTTCCTTAGATGATCGGAGTTATCTTCCCCTTGCGAATGAGGGAACTTACTCGGACGAGAATTTAGCTATGACCAAGGCGATTACAGCATGGAGGGGTTATAACAAAAATGTCGTTCAAGAGACTAATGAACTGGGTGATAATGTGAGAAAAACGGCTCACATGTCATTTCCGTCAGATATGCCTGTGTTGTTTTTTAGCAGAGACGATGGCAGGGTGAGGGAGGACGGTAGATCTCCATTTACTTTTTTACAAACCCAACTTACCGATCATCCTGCGAGTACAATCATTCCTTTACAAGGTCATCATTACCTTCATTGGACCCGGTTCAAGGAGATGAGCGAAGCTGTCCTGAAATTCATGGATGATATTGAAGATAAGGGGTGA
- a CDS encoding GNAT family N-acetyltransferase yields MFIREIKPEDAEGFSLLMKQVETEADYMLMEPGERKGSPEQQRKWLERVDVENNSTVLVAEQDGQLVGYLAVIGGDTRRTKHSCYLVIGILKEYTGRGIGTHLFQRLEEWAMTHNILRLELTVVIQNEAGVSLYKKMGFEIEGIKRNSLWINDTLFDQYVMSKLL; encoded by the coding sequence ATGTTTATAAGAGAGATAAAACCTGAGGATGCTGAAGGTTTTAGTTTGCTAATGAAGCAAGTTGAAACCGAGGCTGATTATATGCTTATGGAACCCGGAGAAAGAAAAGGTTCTCCTGAACAACAACGCAAATGGTTGGAACGAGTGGACGTAGAGAATAACTCAACAGTACTTGTTGCAGAACAAGATGGACAGTTAGTAGGATATTTAGCAGTCATTGGCGGAGATACAAGAAGAACAAAACATTCATGTTACCTGGTTATAGGTATCTTAAAAGAATACACAGGGCGTGGTATAGGAACACATCTATTTCAAAGGCTAGAGGAATGGGCAATGACTCATAATATCTTAAGATTAGAACTTACGGTGGTCATTCAAAATGAAGCAGGTGTATCGCTATATAAGAAAATGGGATTTGAGATAGAAGGGATAAAAAGAAACTCACTATGGATAAATGACACACTTTTCGACCAGTATGTTATGTCAAAATTATTATAG
- a CDS encoding PepSY domain-containing protein → MKSFDASNYFSHYNKTFPIHPKLTAEQASAKLGPKVNASGKPKLEIHKDKLVYAFPVTGIEGVSHVYVNARTGAGEGIDYNF, encoded by the coding sequence TTGAAGAGCTTTGATGCGTCTAATTATTTTTCCCATTACAATAAAACCTTCCCCATTCACCCGAAGCTGACAGCAGAGCAAGCCTCCGCGAAGCTTGGCCCAAAAGTAAACGCCTCGGGTAAGCCAAAGCTGGAGATCCACAAAGACAAGCTCGTATATGCATTTCCCGTCACTGGGATCGAAGGCGTCTCTCACGTATACGTAAACGCCCGCACAGGCGCTGGCGAAGGCATTGATTATAACTTTTAA
- a CDS encoding MarR family winged helix-turn-helix transcriptional regulator, with translation MKVNVDCDIRGSLDKVSSQTRRNYSESLRELNLYVGQDNLLARLWLSDGITQMQLCEHLKCEPPTVTNMVKTLEQNGFIYRKRDEEDARVMRIYLTDKGKELEEPVRFKWKQQQEKLLQSISAEERLILRDLLKRMEKNLY, from the coding sequence ATGAAGGTTAATGTTGACTGTGATATTCGAGGGTCCTTGGATAAAGTTTCTTCCCAAACGCGTCGGAATTATAGTGAGAGTCTTAGAGAGCTTAATCTATATGTAGGCCAAGATAACTTACTTGCGCGTTTGTGGTTGAGTGATGGAATAACACAAATGCAGCTATGTGAACATTTAAAATGCGAACCGCCTACGGTAACAAATATGGTTAAAACGCTAGAGCAGAATGGTTTCATATACCGTAAACGTGATGAGGAAGACGCAAGGGTTATGCGAATTTACCTAACGGACAAAGGCAAAGAATTAGAAGAACCCGTTAGATTTAAATGGAAACAACAGCAAGAAAAATTACTACAGTCCATTTCAGCTGAAGAACGCTTAATATTAAGGGATTTACTAAAGCGTATGGAGAAAAACTTATACTAA